Below is a genomic region from Solidesulfovibrio fructosivorans JJ].
CGGCGCATTTGTCGGCCTCGGGGATGTCGCGCCAGTACTTGCCCATCCAGTCGCCAAAATGCTGTTCACGCAACCGGCGGTCAAGGGTCACCGGCAGGCGCAGGCGCAGGTTGAAAATGCCGGCCGTGGACTTGGCCCGGCCCAGGTCGCTGACGAGGATGCGGGACAGGCCGAGCCCCGAAAGGCGCGGCGCCAGGGCTTCGGCCGCGGCGTGCCCTTCCGGGTGCAATTCGCTGTCCCATTGCCCCTGGATGCGCTTGTCGCGGTTCCACAGCGTCTCGGCGTGGCGTAAAAGATAAAAGACGGTTCGAGCCATGGAAACGCCCCCTCCGTGATGCGTTGCGCCCGGTATGCCCCAAAATCCCTAAGAGCGCACCCCGATTATGGGGCAAGCCCCCGCAGGAAATCGTCCATACCGGCGACCACCGCCTGGCAGGCGGCGACCAGGGCCGGAGCCAAGGCGACAAACTTGTCGGCATCGCC
It encodes:
- a CDS encoding histidine phosphatase family protein — its product is MARTVFYLLRHAETLWNRDKRIQGQWDSELHPEGHAAAEALAPRLSGLGLSRILVSDLGRAKSTAGIFNLRLRLPVTLDRRLREQHFGDWMGKYWRDIPEADKCAAEAAGWDFRPPGGESRSDVRQRAEHALIDAARANAGRAVLVVTHQGVIKAILYHLLGRNYTPDEPPAFDLSRLQRLVCQDGVLSIDALDVVPPEEVPAPDIA